The following nucleotide sequence is from Bos taurus isolate L1 Dominette 01449 registration number 42190680 breed Hereford chromosome 3, ARS-UCD2.0, whole genome shotgun sequence.
TTCTCTAGGCTGATGAAACAATTTCCTAAGAGAGCAAGACAAGCCAGAAATTCATTAAAtggaattaaagaaattaaagcacATTCTTAGAGATTGGCTCCTAGCTGATGGTATTACATAATTTTTGCCATGTCCTTCTTTAGGAATTCCTTCTTGTGAACACTATCATGTAATTTCTTTCAGATTCTAAGATTCCAGAAAGAtgtctcagcagcagcagcagtgcaagcAGCCCTGCCAGCCACCTCCAGTAGTGTGCCCACCGAAATGCCCTGAGCCTTGCCCACCTCCAAAGTGCCCTGAGCCATGCCCACCTCCAAAGTGCCCTGAGCCATGCCCACCTCCTCAGTGCCAGCAGAAATGCCCTCCTGTGCCACCTCCCCAACAATGCCAAGAGAAGTGCCCACCCAAGTGCAAGTAACAACATCAGCTTTTATCTGGATCAGGAAAGGATAAGGACAGTTGACTCACCTAGCTCCACAGCTCTACCTTTGCCTTCTCTTCAAATCCCATCATGGATACAGAAGGAGCTTCTCCACCCTTCAGCCAGTAATATGCCTGTGGCGATTTCAGACAGCTAGAGGTTTCCTTTCTGAGGTTGCTATACTGCTTTGCTCTTGGAAGTGCCCAAGAAAGCATCACAGAGCTTCAGAAGGAAGAACAGCAGCTCTTCTCCTGGGTCCCATCAGAGGATTCTCTCACTGTCTTCTGTGTGTCATCTGGGCAGGGGTTTCTACAGGCTGGGAAATTGTTACTTATCCTCTACCTCCTGAATAAAGTAGAATTCCTTTGTGTGAtgttaaaaatgctttctttattttaaaagttgctttTAACAATACTATATAATTGTTGTGGTTTATTTGTATTCTTTGATATCAAGGTTCAGGATCTCACAATCATTGTTGCCTGAATTTTGAGTGACATAACaggttatatttatataatttctaatCCATATTACTTATTTAATTGAAGATTGATTAATTTGAGAAATTTTAAACTCCTCAAGATTTTTGCTTCTTTActaaaaagtggggaaaatctTAGATATATTGCTCACTCGTCTGGGGCATACAAATTAAATGAATGTATTTAGTTTAGTTGGCACATTGCTAGATGCAGAGTTAGCACTTAGCGAGGCAGTAAATCATCATTGTCTTAGTCATTACCAGCATCACTACTATCATTGGCATCACCACCATACTTGTTCCAGCAGGACAGTGGCTCAAACATAATTAGTATagcaaacagaaagaaattctCAAACTTTGTTACTCTTTCCtaatttgttgttctttttcttcttcattaacCTTATTATTAATGTGATATTGCAAATATAGAATTTGGGGTAATTACTGGAATATTTTTGCATAAGATTAtagtggtttttaaaatataagtagtagagaagaaagagaaatttgaaaaaaaatgatctTTACCAGACAAAGTGCTGTCTCCTCTCCGTGTGTACCACCTGCTCTTCTTTCTCCAACAACTAATCCATGGTCTGTCTATATTTTTTCACCTCTGAGACTACTTTTTTACTGAAGAACACACTGGTTTTTGCAATGTTTAGATTTGTAAAATTACTGTTGCTGTGTACCTTTCTTTTATAAGTGCTTAGCCTACTATCAAGTAAGCTGGGAAATGAGGGATATTTTCTTTAAGTATATCTTTTTTGTGGCTCTAAGCTTCTGCTTAGAGAATAGTTAAGTCACACCACAAACTCCACACACACTAATGAATAggatactatttttaaaagaaataaagtctttgTGTTAAATCATACTATGCCTAAATATACTTAAGATTAAAAGGACTTTTCTTTATCTACATTCTTCACTCATAAAGCTAGAATTAAAGGATTCTATGATAATagaactgaagatggagaaagagtcCGTTACTGCTCAACCTTCATCAGACtatgacttgtgtgtgtgtggtgggggaagCACCAATATCTGGGAGTTGTCTCTTCTGTAGCTAGTGTTATTTGACCTGACAC
It contains:
- the LOC100848804 gene encoding small proline-rich protein 2E-like, with amino-acid sequence MSQQQQQCKQPCQPPPVVCPPKCPEPCPPPKCPEPCPPPKCPEPCPPPQCQQKCPPVPPPQQCQEKCPPKCK